From one Solanum lycopersicum chromosome 12, SLM_r2.1 genomic stretch:
- the LOC101246409 gene encoding UDP-glycosyltransferase 74E2, producing the protein MEEKTNKSHVLVLPFPVQGHINPMVQFSKRLTSKESVKVTLITIDSVTKSMPILESSSIKIHSIPHNDETPPQSYDLFLEWFHVLVSKNFTKIVEELSDSEYPVKVLVFDSITTWAIDLAHDLGLKGAAFFTQSCALSVVYYHMDPEKNKICVFDDDDGVCLPSLPLLQKQDLPSFVCQTDLYPSLKKLVFSRNINFKKADWLLFNSFDVLEKEVISWLRTQCRIKTIGPLIPSMYLDKRLKDDKEYGLSLFKPNSETCMKWLDSREIGSVVYVSFGSLANLGEQQMEELASGLMMSDFYFLWVVRVTEENKLTEEFMSKPKEKCLIVNWCPQLDVLSHQAVGCFFTHCGWNSTLEALSLGVPMVAMPQWSDQPTNAKFISDVWQTGVRVKAGENGVVNRDEIASSVRRVMREEEGIMLKENAIKWKKLAKEAVDEGGSSNKNIEEFLKLVIN; encoded by the exons atggaagaaaaaaccAACAAATCTCATGTTTTAGTTCTTCCATTTCCAGTACAAGGTCACATAAACCCAATGGTTCAATTTTCCAAAAGATTAACATCAAAAGAATCAGTTAAAGTGACCTTAATCACCATAGACTCTGTTACCAAATCTATGCCAATATTAGAATCTAGTTCAATCAAGATTCACTCCATTCCACATAATGATGAAACCCCACCTCAAAGTTATGATCTTTTTCTTGAATGGTTTCATGTATTGGTGTcaaaaaattttacaaaaattgttGAGGAATTGTCTGATTCTGAGTATCCTGTGAAGGTTCTTGTTTTCGATTCGATAACAACTTGGGCAATTGATTTGGCACATGATTTAGGGTTAAAAGGGGCTGCTTTTTTTACACAATCTTGTGCTCTTAGTGTTGTATATTATCATATGGAtccagaaaaaaataaaatttgtgtttttgatgatgatgatggtgttTGTTTGCCTTCACTTCCATTGTTGCAAAAACAAGATTTGCCTTCTTTTGTGTGTCAAACTGATTTGTATCCATCTCTTAAGAAACTTGTATTCAGCAGGAATATCAATTTCAAGAAAGCAGATTGGCTTTTGTTCAACTCATTTGATGTGTTGGAGAAGGAG GTGATCAGCTGGCTAAGGACACAATGTCGAATCAAAACCATCGGTCCACTTATTCCATCAATGTATCTTGACAAGCGACTAAAAGATGACAAAGAGTATGGTTTGAGTCTGTTCAAACCTAACAGTGAAACTTGTATGAAGTGGTTAGACTCGAGGGAAATTGGCTCTGTTGTTTATGTATCATTCGGAAGTTTAGCCAATCTTGGCGAACAACAAATGGAAGAACTAGCTTCAGGATTGATGATGAGCGATTTCTACTTCTTGTGGGTTGTTAGAGTTACAGAAGAGAACAAACTTACAGAGGAATTCATGTCCAAGCCGAAAGAGAAATGTCTCATTGTGAATTGGTGCCCTCAACTCGATGTGTTGTCACATCAAGCAGTTGGATGTTTCTTTACTCATTGTGGATGGAATTCGACTCTGGAGGCACTGAGTTTGGGAGTGCCGATGGTGGCCATGCCACAATGGTCAGATCAACCAACTAACGCGAAATTTATTAGTGATGTATGGCAAACAGGAGTTCGTGTTAAGGCTGGAGAAAATGGTGTAGTGAATAGAGATGAAATCGCGAGCTCCGTAAGGCGAGTCATGAGGGAAGAGGAAGGTATAATGCTTAAAGAGAATGcaattaaatggaaaaaattggctaaggaaGCAGTAGATGAAGGAGGAAGTTCAAACAAGAATATTGAAGAATTTCTCAAACTTGTAATAAACTAG